The nucleotide sequence TGCCGTCCGATCATATGCTGCCGCACAAAACGCAAGCTGAGCGTTCATGCAGTATACTGCACGAAAGTTTGCTCCCAGAATATTCTTCATCACCGCTTGTGTCTGCCGCGCCGCTTCCCGTTCAGCGTCCTCATACTTTTCCTGCAAGTTTTCTTCATAAATCCCGTCCAAGGAAGTACGATTCGCCTTAGGTGCGCAATGCACGTTGCAGATTGCATAGACCAAAGCGTCCTGACGCAGATACCGCCTGATCTTCGCAACCGTCCCTCGCTCTGGCTTTTTGCCGTTCCCCACAAGGTAAATAACGACATTCGCCTCTCGAAGGCCACGCTCGATATTTGCGACAAGTGCCTTTTCCTTTCCCTCGATACCCGGCAAATCTTCGAGCACGACCCTGTGCCCCGCTACACAAAGCTCATGTCGGACAACATCCCTTGTAAAGTCAGGACTTCCATCGCCAATAGGAGAACCCCAGCACGCATCGCTTTTTCCATCTCCCTTTGTCAAGGCTACACGCAGAGCCTCAATCAAGGTAGATTTCCCAGAATTCGTCTCTCCAAGAAATGCGATGCTGCAGGTGTCCCACGCGACGCCTTTCGGCATATTTTCTTTCTCATGCCTGAAATCTTTCCTCATCTTCTCGATCGCTTCCGTGCATTTATGCAACAGCTCTACATCCGTAGAACTCAAAGGGCACGTCGTTGCAGAAATGCAGATTACATCCGTCTCTGCTTTTTGCAAGACTCTCTCAACGTCCTCATAGTGCTTCAGCAGCCGTTCCCGTGCGTCAGCCATATCTATCCCTTCTCTCTACATTTTCTAATCTTATGGAAATTCTACCATAAAGGTCCCCACTCCCGCAACACATTTGTCATAGCGCTACATTCCGGACGCCGCTCACCCCGCATCCAGCCGCACCGCCATATTGACACGCACACCGTCAGCAAATTCCTTCTCACAATTGACGTGCAGCATCACCTCCGCTTCTTCATCCAGCGCCGCCGTCAACGCATCCACCACGTCCTGCACCTCCATCAGGGAAAATTCCCCATCCTTCCCCGTGATCATGAGGAATACGCGCTTTGCCTCCTCCAATGCGCCGCCGCACGAGAGCACGCGTCGCACGTCTGCCATCGCAGAGCGCACGTCTCTGGCTACGCTGCTCCATGCTCTCCACAGGTTGCACCGTCCCCATCTCCGAGGCTCGGAAAAAAATTTCTCAACTTCCTGCCAATGCAGCGCGGCGTTCGCCCCGCCTTGTATGCTGTGCAGCAGATCGCCGACGAAATCGCTTTGCCGCTTCGCCATCGCCTTGTTTCTTGCTTCTCCTATACGAGACGGAACGTCGTCGTCCATCGCTATGACGACACTCGTATGTTGGCACAGGCTTTGAAATCGCCAATACAGTTTCGCTTCTATAAAGTCCAGCGCATTCGGGGCTATGATTTTCTCAATGAAGGGTATCGCGACCACAGCGATTGCATACGAATCCGCAGCTGCAACGGGCGCAGCATCTCTGCCAACCGATTCCGCAAAATCAGCCAGCACGAACGACGGCTTCCCTGTCTGAAAAAAGCGTTTGCGATACCTATAAAATTGCAGTACGCTTTTTGGCATCCCGCCGCCGAACGGAAGCACGACATTTTCGATGCCCGCCCATGATCCATACGTCGCAATCACATCGACGCCTATCGGGTAGCGATTTTGCGGATTCCGATGCAATCCCAGCCATCTGATGCCTTTGAAACCTTCTCGCAGCAAGCAGTGAACAGCTTCCCGCCCGTTATCTCCAACACCGATGATATTAGCGCCGAACTCCCGCTCCTTTTCCTTATCGCCTTCAGCACCCCTGTTATTCAGCGGCTTGGGCCGTATTCTCTCGGGAATCATAAACATCTTTATTCCATCTCCTCCACCGCCCCCTTCGGGCCTCCTGCCTTGAAATTATAAACCGGCTTCAGAACCTCGATGACGTCGACGGAATCGCGGATCACGTCGATGATGTCAGCGAGTGACTTGTAGGCCATCGGTGCTTCATCGAGCGTGCCTTCGCCGATGCTCGTCGTGTAGACGCCCGCCATTTCCTTTTGGAATTCTTCGAGCGTGAAGCGCTCGCGTGCCGTCGTCCTTGACATGAGCCGACCTGCGCCGTGCGGGCCGGAGTAGTTCCACTCGGGATCGCCGCGGCCGACGGCGAGGATGCTGCCGTCGCGCATGTTGATCGGGATGAGGACGCGCTCGCCCTGGTGAGCGGCGATAGCGCCCTTGCGAAGGATCATTTCCTTCGTGTCGATATAGTTGTGCACCGTATGGAACGCTTCGCTCGGCGTGACGCCGATGTGCTCAAGCAATTTCTCGGCGATCTTCTCGCGGTTCAATCTTGCGAAGCGCTGGCAGATCTCGATGTCGTGCAGGTAGTCATCGAGATACTTGCCGAAGAGAAAGGCGAGGTCGGGCGGCACGCTCATCTTCGTCGGGCGGAAGTTCCGATGCAGCTCCTTGATCGCTTCCTGCAGCTCGGCGCGGCGTCCTTCCGCCTTGTAGCGGCGGATCATCTCGTCGCGTGCCGCAAAGAGCGCCGCCTTGCCGTGCGCGAGATCGATGGCGAGGGACTGATAGATTTCGGCGACCTGCGTGCCGAGACTGCGGCTGCCCGTGTGAATGACGAGGTAGTTCGTACCATCCGCAGCGCGGTCGATCTCGATGAAGTGGTTGCCGCCGCCGAGCGTGCCGAGTGCCTTGGCGATACGCTTGACGTTCTTGAGATCGCGGTAGCAGCGAAGCTCCGTGAAGTCGAACTTCGCTTGCCGCCCCTCCCACAGCTGTCTGCCCGACGGGATGATGTGCGCCGCCTCGTCGACCTTGGCGAGGTCGAGTTCCTTCTTTCCGAGGTTTACCGTATACATGCCGCAGCCGATGTCGACGCCGACGAGGTTCGGCACGACCTTGTCCCTCACCGTCATCGTCGTGCCGATCGTGCAGCCCTTGCCCCAGTGAACATCGGGCATGATGCGGATCTTCGCACCCTCGGCGAACTCGTAGTCGCACATGCGCCGAATCTGCTCGACGGCTTCGTCTTCAATGACCTTCGCATAGGCGATCGCCGTCGCGGCCTTTCCCTTGATTTCCAATCGTTCCATCGTATTGCCTCCTCCGCTTCTTGATATTTCGAGATTTCGATATGCCAGCCCGACAGGTTGCCCGTCGGGCTGACGACATTTCCCGGAAACTGTCCTTCACTTCGTACGCTTCACGCACGTTTCCCCGCCGTCTCCGCGACGCCGCGAGCGCCTGCCAAAGACGCGCGAGCCACAAAACGACGGGCGAATCCCCGTCATGCGGCATGCGGGGCACGGGCTTACGACGCAGCGCACAACGCCCAGGCGATACAGGCAGTCCCCGCACGGCGGGGATGCGAAGCCGCGAATCCTCTGTAAAACATCCATCAAAGGCACCTCCCATAAGTGTGCAGTCATTCACGCTTATCCCTTTTTCTGCTCCCATTATACCAAGTCGCTTCGCTCCGAGGTCGCCTGCCATGCGACATCAGCCAATTCCTTGCTTTCATTATAGCAAGAGGCATGGACAGATTTTGTCCATGCCTCAACATAGTTCGTATGAAAGTTTTCATAAATCCGTGCGCAAAGGATTCACGGATTCAAGTTTTTGTACTCCATATTCTCAATTCCTGTTAAAAGCCGAATATCTTCCACATGCCAATCATCACATTCATCATAAAAAAACGCATCCTTGCGTTTCTTGAAAATACGAAAGGCCTCTTCCTCAGAATTGTCGTATATATGGCATATATCGCTGACGTTGACAATTTGGGGCACAAGTTTCATCGCTCGCCAAAAACGCTCGTATATCTTATCTTCAGGGACATCATGCCCTCCAGACATCACCCGTGTTTTGACGCGGTAAACATTGATTCGCGGATCAGCGGTAAGGACATAATAACAGCGAACGAAATACCCTGCCACTCTTGCTCTGCACAGTAAGTCCAGATTCCGATTCGTGGATAGCACTGTTTCAAAACAAAAATCTCGTTTTTCCTGCAGGCAGTCTTCTCTTTGTCCTTCCGCAATCTGTGCCGCCTCAAGATCGCTGCATTTGATGTTCTTCTTAATTTCATCCGCATTGATATAGTCCATCCGCGGTCGAAGAATTTCCACAAAGGTACTTTTTCCCGAGCCGTTCGGACCGGCAAACACTACGATCTCAGGCTTCTTCTCCCCAGTCACCATAACGCCCCTTCAATGCTCGTTCTGCTACAGGAACACGCTCGCCATCCGCTCTCAGTTCATAAATTTTTTGCGTTTTGCGGTCATAGACAATGCTCGGCACTCCCATCGCCTTATTCTTTTCCAACGCAATTTTCACTGCAGCACGAACGCGTCGGACAACCATATCGTCGGTAATCGGCATCTGCTCCATTCCTATTCCCACCCCTCTGTAAACACCTCGTTTTCATCACTATAACATATTCCTTGCTTTCCATCAATCGTCGATGGTCGTTCCCGATTTTCATTCGATGCTATAATAAAGGCAAGGAAGATGATTCCCTGCAGCAAGATGAAAATTCTTCAGACAAGCGCCCTACGCTTTACCAAAACCCGGTCTACGATCAGCATGCAAAGCGTTTGCTTGCACAAAGAGTCATCTATACCAAGTCGCTTCGCTCCGAGGTCGCCTGTCATGCGACATCAGCCAATTCCTTGCTTTCATTATAGTAAGAGGCATGGACAGATTTTGTCCATGCCTCTTACTATTTTCTCTGCTTTTCCTTACTTCTTCCCTCGTGCCTTCCTGCAATAGTCAGCGATCGCCATGCTCCAGCCGGCGCCCACGACGCCTGTCTTGATGAAGCTCGCGGTCATCGCGCCGAGCGAGGCGAAGTTTTCGCGCACACCGCCCGCATCGCACGCGAACTCCACGGAGTTTTCCCGGCGGATGCCGAGATCGCTCGCGACAGCGACGGCGTCCATGTTCGCGCCGAGGAAGACGAACTCCCAGCCGTACCTTTTCTCCTGATGCTCGATGAGCTTCTTA is from Selenomonas sputigena ATCC 35185 and encodes:
- a CDS encoding RNA-splicing ligase RtcB: MERLEIKGKAATAIAYAKVIEDEAVEQIRRMCDYEFAEGAKIRIMPDVHWGKGCTIGTTMTVRDKVVPNLVGVDIGCGMYTVNLGKKELDLAKVDEAAHIIPSGRQLWEGRQAKFDFTELRCYRDLKNVKRIAKALGTLGGGNHFIEIDRAADGTNYLVIHTGSRSLGTQVAEIYQSLAIDLAHGKAALFAARDEMIRRYKAEGRRAELQEAIKELHRNFRPTKMSVPPDLAFLFGKYLDDYLHDIEICQRFARLNREKIAEKLLEHIGVTPSEAFHTVHNYIDTKEMILRKGAIAAHQGERVLIPINMRDGSILAVGRGDPEWNYSGPHGAGRLMSRTTARERFTLEEFQKEMAGVYTTSIGEGTLDEAPMAYKSLADIIDVIRDSVDVIEVLKPVYNFKAGGPKGAVEEME
- a CDS encoding FtsZ/tubulin family protein, which encodes MAKRQSDFVGDLLHSIQGGANAALHWQEVEKFFSEPRRWGRCNLWRAWSSVARDVRSAMADVRRVLSCGGALEEAKRVFLMITGKDGEFSLMEVQDVVDALTAALDEEAEVMLHVNCEKEFADGVRVNMAVRLDAG
- a CDS encoding zeta toxin family protein; this encodes MVTGEKKPEIVVFAGPNGSGKSTFVEILRPRMDYINADEIKKNIKCSDLEAAQIAEGQREDCLQEKRDFCFETVLSTNRNLDLLCRARVAGYFVRCYYVLTADPRINVYRVKTRVMSGGHDVPEDKIYERFWRAMKLVPQIVNVSDICHIYDNSEEEAFRIFKKRKDAFFYDECDDWHVEDIRLLTGIENMEYKNLNP